Below is a window of Allomuricauda ruestringensis DSM 13258 DNA.
CCGAGAGTTGATTGATGTAGAGGTCTTTGTAATACCCTTCGGTATTGTTCAATTCCTCGTGGGTACCCTCTTGAATGATGCTACCGTTGTCCAACACAATGATTTTATCGGCATTCTTGGCAGATGATACCCTGTGACTTACAATAAGTGTGGTTTTACTTTCCGAAACCCGCTTTAGGTTGTTCAGTATTTCCTCTTCCGTTTCGGTATCCACCGCGGATAGGCAATCATCAAAAAGATAGATTCTAGGGTCTTTTAAGAGGGCGCGGGCGATGGAAACACGTTGTTTTTGACCACCACTAAGTGTGATGCCACGTTCTCCCAAAATAGTTTGGTATTTTTTCGCAAAGCCTTCAATATTTTTATGTACTACTGCTTTTTTGGCTACTTCCACAATATCATCGTGAGTTGCATTTTCGTTTCCAAAACGGATGTTGTTCTCAATGGTGTCCGAAAACAAGAATGCATCTTGCGGAACGGCACCAATGGAACTTCTTAAACTGTCTAGATTTAGCTCTTGGACCGGAACACCATCAATCAAAACTTCTCCCGAAGATGTATCGTACAAGCGGGCCACCAAATCCAATATCGTTGATTTCCCTGCCCCTGTTTTCCCTAAAATAGCCACAGTTTGACCAGCTTCCACCGTAAATGAAACATCTTTGAGAGCAGTTATGTTGGTGTCTTCGTAAGTAAAGGTCACATTTCTGAACTCAATACCACCAGTAATTGGGGTCGGTGTTTTTACTTGGTTTTTAATGGAAGGCTCTTCCTTTAAAAATTCGTTTATTCTTTTTTGGGAAGCCTCCGCCCTTTGCACTATAGATGTAAGCCACCCCACAACGGCAACAGGCCATGTAAGCATATTTACATAAAGAATAAACTCGGCAATGATCCCAATGGTCTCAATTTCCCCATTTATGTATTGCCGTCCACCTATGTAAATCACAAACACATTACTGATACCGATCAATAAAATCATTAAAGGAAAGAACCAAGCGTTCACTTTGGCCAAGGCCATGCTGGTATCTTTTCCATCTTGCGCCAATCCACGAAGCTCTGTATTTATTCGGGGCTCAATGCTGTATGCTTTTATTACTGAAATCCCCGAAAAGGATTCTTGCGTAAAAGTGGACAGGGTGGACAAATATTCTTGGACCTTGGTGCTTCTTTTATGGATTATTTTACTGATTTGATAAATTAAAACAGATAAAATAGGCAACGGAAGCAAGGTATAGGCCGCTAGGGTAGGGGCCTTTATAAACATTAGGGGTATCAAGCACACAAAAAGCGTTAAGGTTTGTATACCGTACATAATGGCAGGGCCACCGTACATACGAACTTGGTTGATATCCTCACTGATTCGGTTCATTAAATCCCCGATCCTGTTTTTTTTGTAAAAATTAAGGCTAAGGAGTTGATAATGGT
It encodes the following:
- a CDS encoding ABC transporter ATP-binding protein, encoding MKELKHLNKYFKKYWLKLFLGVLITIIARIFSLVMPSYVNKSIQAVEDFASDVISLSDAKGLLLQYILIIVGAAILSGLFTFLMRQTIINVSRYIEYDLKNEVFDHYQLLSLNFYKKNRIGDLMNRISEDINQVRMYGGPAIMYGIQTLTLFVCLIPLMFIKAPTLAAYTLLPLPILSVLIYQISKIIHKRSTKVQEYLSTLSTFTQESFSGISVIKAYSIEPRINTELRGLAQDGKDTSMALAKVNAWFFPLMILLIGISNVFVIYIGGRQYINGEIETIGIIAEFILYVNMLTWPVAVVGWLTSIVQRAEASQKRINEFLKEEPSIKNQVKTPTPITGGIEFRNVTFTYEDTNITALKDVSFTVEAGQTVAILGKTGAGKSTILDLVARLYDTSSGEVLIDGVPVQELNLDSLRSSIGAVPQDAFLFSDTIENNIRFGNENATHDDIVEVAKKAVVHKNIEGFAKKYQTILGERGITLSGGQKQRVSIARALLKDPRIYLFDDCLSAVDTETEEEILNNLKRVSESKTTLIVSHRVSSAKNADKIIVLDNGSIIQEGTHEELNNTEGYYKDLYINQLSGKDS